One genomic region from Nocardia vinacea encodes:
- a CDS encoding amidohydrolase family protein, producing the protein MAHTRWDAESAIAMMDHRSIATGILSISSPGTHFGDDAEARAITRDVNEYSAELTKDRPDRFGFFASLPLPDIEGAITETSYALDELHANGVALLSNYYGRYLGHKEFEPLWAELDTRAAVVFIHPTAPPMPMLEGMPSSLLDSYEGFEPGQLDAINRGSAEALFPRLAAA; encoded by the coding sequence TTGGCCCACACCCGCTGGGATGCCGAGAGTGCGATCGCGATGATGGACCACCGGTCGATCGCGACCGGCATCCTCTCGATCAGCTCACCGGGCACCCACTTCGGCGACGACGCGGAGGCCCGCGCGATCACCCGCGACGTCAACGAGTACAGCGCGGAGCTGACCAAGGACCGGCCCGACCGCTTCGGGTTCTTCGCGAGCCTCCCGCTACCGGACATCGAGGGCGCGATCACCGAAACCTCCTACGCGCTGGACGAACTGCACGCCAACGGTGTGGCGCTGCTATCCAACTACTACGGCCGCTACCTCGGCCACAAGGAGTTCGAGCCACTCTGGGCCGAGCTCGACACTCGCGCCGCGGTGGTTTTCATCCACCCCACTGCCCCGCCGATGCCGATGCTGGAGGGCATGCCGAGTTCCCTGCTGGACAGCTACGAGGGCTTCGAACCCGGCCAGCTCGATGCGATCAATCGCGGTAGCGCCGAGGCCCTATTCCCCCGTCTCGCAGCAGCCTGA
- a CDS encoding DUF5134 domain-containing protein: MEFAQEYAALRWAVVVAFLVAGAVVLGRLAAPDGVGRAEPVRLQADSRGMNAAACHESDAAHLIMCMVMLAMLIFPMGADPVVLRGVLIALIIVFAALLVDRIVQWCNTTRVLPDDRIIAVGYHIAVAAAMLYSIAGHSAGMHADGPAPGPALTLTALFTADALALIVAASTGRCRRWLGHPIGSRTGPQRSAYFVTRALTSAIVPHIVMDLGTAYMLIAAVSG, from the coding sequence GTGGAGTTCGCGCAGGAGTATGCCGCCTTGCGGTGGGCGGTCGTGGTGGCGTTTCTGGTCGCGGGCGCGGTGGTGCTCGGGCGATTGGCGGCACCGGATGGCGTCGGTAGGGCCGAACCCGTTCGCCTGCAAGCAGATTCGCGCGGCATGAATGCGGCGGCATGTCACGAGTCCGACGCCGCCCATCTGATCATGTGCATGGTCATGCTTGCGATGCTGATCTTTCCGATGGGAGCGGATCCGGTGGTGCTGCGCGGTGTGCTGATCGCGCTCATCATCGTCTTCGCGGCTTTACTGGTAGATCGAATTGTGCAGTGGTGCAATACAACTCGTGTGCTACCCGACGATCGAATCATCGCCGTCGGATATCACATCGCCGTCGCGGCTGCCATGCTGTACTCGATCGCGGGACACAGTGCGGGCATGCACGCCGACGGGCCGGCCCCCGGACCGGCGCTGACACTGACCGCGCTCTTCACCGCCGATGCGCTCGCCTTGATCGTCGCGGCGAGTACCGGCCGTTGCCGGCGCTGGCTCGGCCACCCGATCGGCAGCCGAACCGGCCCGCAGCGGTCGGCTTACTTCGTCACCCGCGCACTGACATCCGCGATCGTGCCGCATATCGTCATGGACCTCGGCACGGCCTACATGCTGATCGCCGCCGTCTCCGGATAG
- a CDS encoding PhzF family phenazine biosynthesis protein has protein sequence MGTHGEPEVIGTRVEVVRVFTDPTGRGGNELGIARAADVAEVDHQALAAKAGYSETVVVEDPVDEVAKVRIYTPAVELPFAGHPSVGTAWWFAEQGQPVRTLQVSAGAVAVELTDGLVWIKARGEWAPDFTFHQLEDLDALANLRPDDFTTGSHYLWTWTDEHRGALRSRMFAPAMGVPEDEATGAAAVALTALLRRSLIITQGKGSQIFTEWDSDGWVRLGGRVVADSVVHL, from the coding sequence ATGGGCACACACGGTGAACCAGAGGTCATCGGAACGCGGGTCGAGGTCGTGCGCGTTTTCACGGACCCGACCGGGCGGGGTGGCAACGAGCTCGGCATCGCTCGCGCCGCCGATGTCGCCGAGGTCGACCACCAGGCGCTGGCGGCGAAGGCGGGGTACAGCGAGACCGTCGTTGTCGAGGACCCCGTCGACGAGGTAGCCAAGGTGCGGATCTACACCCCCGCGGTGGAGCTGCCCTTCGCCGGGCATCCGTCGGTGGGCACCGCGTGGTGGTTCGCCGAGCAGGGCCAGCCGGTGCGGACTCTGCAAGTGTCGGCAGGTGCGGTCGCCGTCGAACTGACCGACGGCCTCGTCTGGATCAAGGCACGCGGCGAATGGGCCCCGGATTTCACCTTCCACCAGCTCGAAGATCTCGACGCGCTGGCAAATCTGCGCCCCGACGATTTCACCACCGGCTCGCATTACCTCTGGACCTGGACCGACGAGCACCGCGGCGCCCTGCGCTCCCGCATGTTCGCCCCCGCCATGGGCGTCCCCGAGGACGAAGCCACCGGAGCCGCCGCCGTCGCCCTCACCGCTCTGCTGCGCCGCAGCCTGATCATCACCCAGGGCAAGGGCTCACAGATCTTCACCGAATGGGACTCCGACGGTTGGGTCCGGCTCGGCGGCCGCGTCGTCGCCGACTCGGTCGTCCACCTCTAG
- a CDS encoding MarR family winged helix-turn-helix transcriptional regulator, giving the protein MTVHCIPVDRRDEVLVDAEQIGGLSLAQVALLEPLAGEADIPVGRLASNADVSVPTATRMLQQLEAKGVVVRRRSPEDERRVLVSLTDDGAERLALLRTRLRERQLRAYEAFMPTERVQLVTLLRRLAELVSDSGRHPQPE; this is encoded by the coding sequence ATGACGGTCCATTGCATCCCGGTAGACAGGCGGGATGAGGTGCTGGTGGACGCCGAGCAGATCGGTGGACTCTCCCTGGCCCAGGTCGCACTCCTGGAACCGCTGGCCGGGGAGGCGGACATCCCGGTGGGACGACTGGCGAGCAACGCGGATGTCAGCGTGCCCACCGCCACCCGCATGTTGCAGCAACTGGAGGCGAAGGGCGTCGTCGTGCGCCGCCGATCCCCGGAGGACGAGCGGCGAGTCCTGGTCAGCCTCACCGACGATGGCGCCGAGCGGCTCGCTTTGCTCCGGACCCGGCTGCGCGAGCGCCAGCTCCGGGCCTACGAGGCGTTTATGCCCACCGAACGGGTCCAGCTCGTCACGCTGCTGCGCCGTCTCGCCGAACTAGTCTCCGATTCCGGCCGCCATCCGCAACCGGAATAG